The Globicephala melas chromosome 20, mGloMel1.2, whole genome shotgun sequence genome contains a region encoding:
- the CDK5R1 gene encoding cyclin-dependent kinase 5 activator 1: MGTVLSLSPSYRKATLFEDGAATVGHYTAVQNSKNAKDKNLKRHSIISVLPWKRIVAVSAKKKNSKKVQPNSSYQNNITHLNNENLKKSLSCANLSTFAQPPPAQPPAPPASQLSGSQTGVSSSVKKAPHPAVTSAGTPKRVIVQASTSELLRCLGEFLCRRCYRLKHLSPTDPVLWLRSVDRSLLLQGWQDQGFITPANVVFLYMLCRDVISSEVGSDHELQAVLLTCLYLSYSYMGNEISYPLKPFLVESCKEAFWDRCLSVINLMSSKMLQINADPHYFTQVFSDLKNESGQEDKKRLLLGLDR; the protein is encoded by the coding sequence TGGCGCGGCCACGGTGGGCCACTACACGGCCGTGCAGAACAGCAAGAACGCCAAGGACAAGAACCTGAAGCGGCACTCTATCATCTCCGTGCTGCCTTGGAAGAGGATCGTGGCCGTGTCGGCCAAGAAGAAGAACTCCAAGAAGGTGCAGCCCAACAGCAGCTACCAGAACAACATCACGCACCTCAACAATGAGAACCTGAAGAAGTCGCTGTCGTGCGCCAACCTGTCCACGTTCGCCCAGCCCCCACCGGCGCAGCCGCCCGCACCCCCTGCCAGCCAGCTCTCGGGCTCCCAGACCGGGGTCTCCTCCTCCGTCAAGAAGGCCCCGCATCCTGCCGTCACCTCCGCAGGGACGCCCAAACGGGTCATTGTCCAGGCGTCCACCAGCGAGCTGCTGCGCTGCCTGGGTGAGTTTCTCTGTCGCCGGTGCTACCGCCTGAAGCACCTGTCCCCCACGGACCCTGTGCTCTGGCTGCGCAGCGTGGACCGCTCGCTGCTCCTGCAGGGCTGGCAGGACCAGGGCTTCATCACGCCCGCCAACGTGGTCTTCCTTTACATGCTCTGCCGGGATGTCATCTCCTCTGAGGTGGGCTCTGACCACGAGCTCCAGGCCGTCCTGCTGACCTGCCTGTACCTCTCCTACTCCTACATGGGCAATGAGATCTCCTACCCGCTCAAGCCCTTCCTGGTGGAGAGCTGCAAGGAGGCCTTTTGGGACCGCTGCCTCTCCGTCATCAACCTCATGAGCTCCAAGATGCTGCAGATTAACGCCGACCCCCACTACTTCACACAGGTGTTCTCCGACCTGAAGAACGAGAGTGGCCAGGAGGACAAGAAGCGGCTCCTCCTAGGGCTGGACCGGTGA